The proteins below come from a single Mycolicibacterium sp. TY81 genomic window:
- a CDS encoding DUF3117 domain-containing protein gives MAAMKPRTGDGPLEATKEGRGIVMRVPLEGGGRLVVELTPDEAAALGDELKNVTS, from the coding sequence ATGGCGGCGATGAAGCCCCGGACCGGCGACGGTCCACTGGAAGCAACCAAAGAGGGGCGCGGCATCGTCATGCGGGTACCGCTGGAGGGTGGCGGTCGTCTGGTGGTCGAGCTGACCCCGGATGAGGCCGCAGCCCTGGGCGACGAACTGAAGAACGTCACCAGCTAG
- the glgA gene encoding glycogen synthase, with protein sequence MRVAMMTREYPPEVYGGAGVHVTELVGQLTKLCDVDVHCMGVQRRDAFVAQPDPLLAGANAALTTLSADLAMVNNAFAGPAAMPNVVHSHTWYTGMAGHLTALLHGIPHVLTAHSLEPRRPWKAEQLGGGYRISSWVERTAIEAADAVIAVSAGMRADVLATYPQLDPARVHVVRNGIDTDDWYPVEAGQTLVDLGIDPDRPIVAFVGRITRQKGVGHLIAAAHRFDPDVQLVLCAGAPDTPEIAAEVAAAVKELSATRAGVHWIQEMLPLEKIREILATATVFVCPSVYEPLGIVNLEAMACGTAVVASDVGGIPEVVDEGSTGSLVHYDAADAVGFETGLADAVNALVRNPEQARTFGQAGRRRCIEEFSWMQVAQQTLDIYRSVCG encoded by the coding sequence ATGCGGGTGGCGATGATGACGCGGGAGTATCCACCGGAGGTCTACGGCGGCGCGGGCGTGCATGTGACCGAGCTCGTCGGGCAGCTCACGAAGCTGTGCGACGTCGACGTGCACTGCATGGGCGTGCAGCGGCGGGACGCCTTCGTGGCCCAGCCCGATCCCCTGCTCGCCGGCGCCAATGCGGCCCTGACGACGCTGTCGGCAGATCTGGCGATGGTCAACAACGCGTTCGCCGGGCCGGCTGCCATGCCGAACGTGGTGCATTCGCACACCTGGTACACCGGCATGGCCGGGCATCTCACCGCGCTGCTCCACGGCATCCCGCACGTGCTGACCGCGCACTCGCTCGAGCCGCGGCGGCCGTGGAAGGCCGAGCAGCTCGGTGGCGGCTACCGCATCTCCTCGTGGGTCGAGCGCACGGCGATCGAAGCGGCCGACGCCGTCATCGCGGTCAGTGCCGGCATGCGGGCCGACGTCCTGGCCACCTACCCGCAGCTGGACCCCGCGCGAGTGCACGTGGTGCGCAACGGGATCGACACCGACGACTGGTATCCGGTCGAGGCGGGCCAGACCCTGGTTGACCTCGGGATCGACCCGGACCGGCCGATCGTGGCGTTCGTCGGGCGGATCACCCGGCAGAAGGGTGTCGGTCACCTCATCGCGGCGGCCCACCGGTTCGACCCGGACGTGCAGCTGGTGCTGTGTGCGGGCGCACCCGACACCCCGGAGATCGCGGCCGAGGTGGCGGCCGCGGTGAAAGAGCTCAGCGCGACGCGCGCCGGCGTGCACTGGATCCAGGAGATGCTGCCGCTCGAGAAGATCCGCGAAATCCTGGCGACGGCAACAGTTTTCGTCTGTCCGTCGGTCTACGAACCGCTCGGCATCGTCAACCTCGAAGCGATGGCCTGCGGCACCGCCGTGGTCGCCTCGGACGTCGGCGGCATTCCCGAGGTGGTCGACGAAGGCAGCACAGGGTCACTTGTGCACTACGACGCCGCGGATGCGGTGGGGTTTGAGACAGGGCTCGCGGACGCGGTCAATGCGTTGGTCCGGAACCCGGAACAGGCCCGCACGTTCGGGCAGGCCGGCCGTCGGCGGTGCATCGAGGAGTTCTCCTGGATGCAGGTCGCCCAGCAGACGCTCGACATCTATCGGAGCGTCTGCGGCTGA
- the glgC gene encoding glucose-1-phosphate adenylyltransferase has product MREQPQVLGIVLAGGEGKRLYPLTADRAKPAVPFGGAYRLIDFVLSNLVNARYLRICVLTQYKSHSLDRHISQNWRLSGLAGEYITPVPAQQRLGPRWYTGSADAIYQSMNLIYDEDPDYIVVFGADHVYRMDPEQMVRFHIESGAGATVAGIRVPRAEASAFGCIDADESGRIRSFVEKPADPPGTPDDPEQTFVSMGNYVFTTKALIDAIRVDAENHDSDHDMGGNIIPQMVADGMAAVYDFNDNEVPGATERDHGYWRDVGTLDAFYDAHMDLVSVHPVFNLYNRRWPILGESEHLAPAKFVNGGSAQESVVGAGSIISAASVRNSVLSSNVVIDDGAIVEGSVIMPGARVGRGAVVRHAILDKNVVVGPGEMVGVDLEKDRERFSVSAGGVVAVGKGVWI; this is encoded by the coding sequence ATGAGGGAACAGCCGCAGGTGCTGGGAATCGTCTTGGCCGGCGGTGAGGGCAAACGGCTGTATCCGCTGACGGCGGACCGCGCAAAGCCCGCCGTCCCGTTCGGCGGCGCCTACCGCCTCATCGACTTCGTCCTGTCGAACCTCGTCAACGCCCGATACCTGCGGATTTGTGTTCTGACGCAATACAAGTCGCACTCACTGGACCGGCACATCTCGCAGAACTGGCGGCTGTCGGGCCTGGCCGGCGAGTACATCACCCCGGTCCCGGCGCAGCAGCGCCTGGGCCCGCGCTGGTACACCGGCTCGGCCGACGCCATCTATCAGTCGATGAACCTCATCTACGACGAGGACCCCGACTACATCGTGGTCTTCGGGGCCGATCACGTGTACCGCATGGACCCCGAGCAGATGGTGCGGTTCCACATCGAGAGCGGAGCGGGCGCGACGGTCGCCGGCATCCGGGTGCCGCGCGCCGAGGCGTCGGCGTTCGGCTGCATCGACGCCGACGAGTCCGGCCGCATCCGCAGCTTCGTCGAGAAGCCGGCCGACCCGCCGGGCACGCCCGACGACCCCGAGCAGACGTTCGTCTCCATGGGCAACTACGTGTTCACCACCAAGGCGCTCATTGACGCCATCCGGGTGGACGCCGAGAACCACGACTCCGACCACGACATGGGCGGCAACATCATCCCGCAGATGGTGGCCGACGGAATGGCCGCCGTCTACGACTTCAACGACAACGAGGTGCCCGGCGCCACCGAGCGCGACCACGGCTACTGGCGCGACGTCGGCACGCTCGACGCGTTCTACGACGCCCATATGGACCTGGTGTCGGTGCACCCGGTGTTCAACCTCTACAACCGGCGCTGGCCCATCCTCGGTGAGTCGGAGCATCTGGCCCCGGCCAAGTTCGTCAACGGCGGCTCGGCCCAGGAATCGGTCGTCGGCGCGGGCAGCATCATCTCGGCTGCGTCGGTGCGCAATTCGGTGTTGTCGTCCAACGTCGTGATCGACGACGGCGCCATCGTGGAGGGCAGCGTGATCATGCCCGGCGCCCGCGTCGGGCGCGGTGCCGTGGTGCGGCACGCCATCCTGGACAAGAACGTCGTCGTCGGCCCCGGCGAGATGGTCGGCGTGGACCTGGAGAAGGACCGCGAACGCTTCTCGGTCAGTGCCGGCGGCGTCGTCGCGGTCGGTAAGGGCGTCTGGATCTAG
- a CDS encoding DUF4126 domain-containing protein translates to MELFTGLGLATASGLNAYIPLLAMGLLGRFTNLVELPHPWAWLTNGWVIGIVAVLLVVEIVADKVPALDSVNDVIQTFVRPTSGGIVFGSGTAAQTAAVTDPGAFASSGQWIPVVIGAVTALVVSLTKSTVRPVANVATGGLAAPVLSTVEDVASVGLVIVAIVLPVLVVVALALLVWAAVALLRRRRRRTPDAAV, encoded by the coding sequence GTGGAACTGTTCACCGGCCTCGGTCTGGCCACCGCGTCGGGCCTCAACGCCTACATTCCCCTGCTGGCGATGGGCCTGCTGGGACGCTTCACCAACCTCGTGGAGCTCCCGCACCCGTGGGCGTGGTTGACCAACGGCTGGGTGATCGGCATCGTGGCCGTGCTGTTGGTCGTCGAGATCGTCGCCGACAAGGTGCCCGCCCTCGACAGCGTCAACGACGTCATCCAGACGTTCGTGCGGCCGACGTCCGGCGGCATCGTCTTCGGCTCCGGCACCGCGGCACAGACTGCCGCCGTCACCGATCCCGGCGCGTTCGCCAGTTCCGGTCAGTGGATTCCCGTGGTGATCGGGGCCGTCACCGCGCTCGTGGTGTCGCTGACCAAGTCGACGGTGCGGCCCGTCGCCAATGTCGCCACCGGCGGGCTCGCGGCACCCGTGCTGAGCACGGTGGAAGACGTGGCCAGCGTCGGGCTGGTGATCGTCGCGATCGTGCTGCCGGTGCTGGTTGTCGTCGCGCTCGCGCTGCTGGTCTGGGCGGCGGTGGCGCTACTCCGCCGCAGACGCCGCCGGACGCCCGATGCGGCCGTCTAG
- a CDS encoding isoprenylcysteine carboxylmethyltransferase family protein has product MKLALQALASAAGGIVFFAVLLCVPAGTIHYWQAWVFIAVFMVATMGPSMYLAIKRPEALARRMHGGPTAETRPIQKVAIWAILASVIGTGIVSALDWRFGWSYVPTAVVILGNVVVAVSLLAAQWVVIQNNFAGASISVEENQPVISTGLYGIVRHPMYICALIMMLATPLALGSYWGLIPVLAAAPALMARIFDEEKMLRAELPGYVDYTHKVRYRLLPYVW; this is encoded by the coding sequence ATGAAACTCGCTCTGCAGGCGCTCGCCTCGGCGGCCGGGGGCATCGTCTTCTTCGCGGTGCTGCTGTGCGTGCCGGCCGGCACCATCCACTATTGGCAGGCTTGGGTTTTCATCGCGGTCTTCATGGTCGCGACCATGGGCCCGAGCATGTACCTGGCCATCAAGCGCCCCGAGGCGCTGGCGCGACGGATGCACGGCGGCCCGACGGCCGAGACGCGCCCGATTCAGAAGGTGGCGATCTGGGCGATCCTCGCGTCGGTGATCGGAACCGGCATCGTCAGCGCACTCGACTGGCGTTTCGGGTGGTCCTACGTGCCGACGGCCGTCGTCATCCTCGGCAACGTCGTCGTCGCGGTGTCGCTGCTGGCGGCCCAGTGGGTCGTCATCCAGAACAACTTCGCGGGCGCGAGCATCTCGGTCGAGGAAAACCAGCCGGTCATCTCCACCGGCCTGTACGGCATCGTGCGGCACCCGATGTACATCTGCGCACTGATCATGATGCTCGCGACCCCGCTGGCACTGGGCTCCTACTGGGGGCTCATCCCGGTGCTGGCCGCCGCCCCGGCGCTCATGGCGCGCATCTTCGACGAGGAGAAGATGCTGCGCGCCGAACTGCCCGGCTACGTCGATTACACCCACAAGGTGCGCTACCGGTTGCTCCCCTACGTCTGGTGA
- a CDS encoding ABC transporter permease, with product MTAVLDRPARPARPAAGASSFTGTLGLLRLYLRTDRIVLPLWVLLLSLPLSTVYIGSIEAVYPTAAARAGFAASIMASPAQRAIYGNIYNDSLGAAGIWKAGMFHVLIAVAVILTMIRHTRADEEAGRTELIDSTAVGRNASLTAALLLTGGGSLLTGWLGFLGLLNTDVPVAGSLAFSCALAASGLVFTAVAAVAAQLSASARVARGIAFGVLGAAFTLRAVGDASGSELSWASPLGWSLLVRPYAGDRFGVLALHLTLTVALVVLAYQLQGARDVGAGMFAERRGRPRATGMLSGPTGLAWRLTRGSVLVWTVGLGLYGLLVGSVVHGIGDELGGSGSARDIITRLGGTSALEEAFISIAFNMLGMVAAAFAVSLALRPHQEETGQRAETLLAGAVSRIRWLTGYLAIALAGTTVAMLTSGLLAGLTYGAAADDLGGKLPLVLGSAAVQLPAIWLLIAVTTVLFGAAPRFTPVAWGALVGFIAVYLLGSLANSPHWVLDLDPFSHIPRVGSGTFTATPLVWLLALDATLIILGALAFRRRDLR from the coding sequence ATGACCGCCGTCCTGGACCGCCCGGCCCGGCCCGCCCGGCCGGCCGCCGGGGCCTCCAGCTTCACCGGAACCCTTGGGCTGCTTCGTCTTTACCTGCGCACCGACCGGATCGTGCTGCCCCTGTGGGTGCTGCTGCTGTCTCTGCCACTGTCCACGGTGTACATCGGCAGCATCGAGGCCGTCTACCCCACCGCGGCGGCCCGCGCCGGATTCGCGGCGAGCATCATGGCCAGCCCGGCCCAGCGCGCGATCTACGGCAACATCTACAACGACAGCCTGGGCGCGGCCGGCATCTGGAAAGCCGGCATGTTCCACGTGCTGATCGCCGTCGCCGTGATCCTCACGATGATCCGGCACACCCGCGCCGATGAAGAGGCCGGCCGCACCGAACTCATCGACTCGACGGCCGTCGGCCGCAACGCGAGCCTGACCGCCGCGCTGCTGTTGACCGGTGGCGGCTCGCTGCTCACCGGTTGGCTCGGCTTCCTCGGCCTCCTGAATACCGATGTGCCCGTGGCGGGTTCACTGGCGTTCAGCTGCGCGCTGGCCGCCTCCGGGTTGGTGTTCACCGCCGTCGCCGCCGTGGCCGCGCAGCTCTCGGCCAGCGCGCGCGTCGCCCGCGGTATCGCCTTCGGCGTTCTCGGCGCCGCGTTCACGCTGCGCGCGGTGGGCGACGCCAGTGGCAGCGAACTGTCCTGGGCCTCTCCCCTGGGCTGGTCACTGCTGGTCCGCCCGTATGCCGGTGACCGGTTCGGTGTGCTGGCACTGCACCTGACACTGACCGTCGCCCTGGTGGTACTGGCGTACCAATTGCAGGGCGCCCGCGATGTCGGAGCCGGGATGTTCGCCGAGCGGCGCGGCCGGCCTCGGGCCACCGGAATGCTCAGCGGCCCAACAGGGTTGGCCTGGCGGCTGACCCGCGGCTCGGTCCTGGTATGGACCGTCGGGCTGGGGCTGTACGGGCTGCTCGTCGGCAGCGTCGTACACGGCATCGGCGACGAGCTGGGCGGCAGCGGCTCGGCACGCGACATCATCACGCGTCTCGGCGGTACCAGCGCACTGGAGGAAGCGTTCATCTCGATCGCCTTCAACATGCTCGGCATGGTCGCCGCCGCGTTCGCGGTATCGCTGGCCCTGCGGCCGCATCAAGAGGAGACCGGCCAGCGCGCCGAGACGTTACTCGCCGGAGCCGTGAGCCGGATCCGTTGGCTGACCGGCTATCTGGCCATCGCGCTCGCCGGCACCACGGTCGCGATGCTGACGTCGGGCCTGCTGGCCGGCCTGACGTACGGCGCGGCGGCCGACGACCTCGGCGGCAAACTGCCCCTGGTGCTGGGCTCGGCAGCAGTGCAACTGCCCGCCATCTGGCTCCTGATCGCAGTGACGACCGTGTTGTTCGGGGCAGCGCCGCGATTCACTCCGGTGGCGTGGGGCGCCCTGGTCGGCTTCATCGCGGTGTATCTGCTTGGTTCGCTGGCGAATTCACCGCACTGGGTGCTGGACCTCGATCCGTTCAGCCATATCCCGCGGGTTGGTTCGGGTACCTTCACCGCGACGCCACTGGTCTGGCTGCTGGCTCTGGACGCAACTCTGATCATCCTGGGCGCCTTGGCTTTCCGGCGCCGTGATCTACGGTAG
- a CDS encoding ABC transporter ATP-binding protein, whose protein sequence is MNVNAAIEIDTLTKNFGAVRALDGLNLRVERGEVHGFLGPNGAGKSTTIRILLGLVRADSGSVRLLGGDPWTDSVALHRHIAYVPGDVTLWPTLTGGETIDLLARMRGGIDEKRRAELTERFDLDPTKKTRTYSKGNRQKISLVSAFASNADLLLLDEPSSGLDPLMENIFQQCVAEAAGRGTTVLLSSHILAETERLCQRVTIIRAGRTVESGTLESMRHLSSTTIKADMINNPGRIDHLPGVSDIFFDGRMLTARVESESLGAVIKALGDAGVRSLVSQPPTLEDLFLRHYDSGRNRREPEQVRA, encoded by the coding sequence GTGAATGTGAACGCCGCTATCGAAATCGACACCCTGACAAAGAACTTCGGGGCGGTCCGGGCACTCGACGGACTGAACCTGAGGGTCGAGCGGGGTGAGGTGCACGGCTTCCTGGGGCCCAACGGCGCAGGCAAGTCGACGACGATCCGCATCCTGCTGGGGCTCGTTCGCGCCGACTCCGGTTCGGTCCGGCTGCTCGGCGGTGACCCGTGGACCGACTCCGTGGCATTGCACCGCCACATCGCTTATGTACCAGGCGATGTCACGCTGTGGCCGACGCTGACCGGCGGCGAGACAATCGATCTGCTGGCCCGGATGCGCGGTGGCATCGACGAAAAACGCCGCGCCGAACTCACCGAGCGGTTCGACCTGGACCCCACCAAGAAGACCCGTACGTACTCCAAGGGCAACCGGCAGAAGATCTCCCTGGTCTCGGCTTTCGCCTCCAACGCCGACCTGCTGTTACTCGACGAACCCAGCAGCGGCCTGGATCCATTGATGGAGAACATCTTCCAGCAGTGCGTCGCCGAGGCCGCCGGACGGGGCACCACCGTCCTGCTGTCGAGCCACATCCTGGCCGAGACCGAGCGACTGTGCCAGCGGGTGACGATCATCAGGGCCGGCCGGACCGTCGAGAGCGGAACGCTGGAGTCGATGCGGCACCTGTCGAGCACCACCATCAAGGCCGACATGATCAACAACCCGGGCCGGATCGACCACCTCCCAGGGGTTTCCGACATCTTCTTCGACGGCCGGATGCTCACAGCCCGCGTCGAATCGGAGAGTCTCGGCGCGGTCATCAAGGCACTCGGCGATGCCGGTGTGCGCTCACTGGTGAGCCAGCCGCCCACGCTGGAGGATCTGTTCCTGCGGCACTACGACAGTGGCCGGAACCGCCGCGAACCCGAGCAGGTGCGGGCATGA
- a CDS encoding TetR/AcrR family transcriptional regulator has product MRSVEDLTTVARIRDAAIEQFGQHGFSASVRSIATAAGVSAALVIHHFGSKEKLREACDAYVIETVRAAKTESMQNASPSAWFAQLAEIESFAPMTAYLMQALQTGGELSKSLWQNMIENTEGYLEEGVRAGTIKPSHDPRARARFLALTSGGAFLTYIQLHDNPTDYRQVLHDYAQDMVLPALEVYTEGLMADSTMYEAFLAQQESGQPIVTSTEE; this is encoded by the coding sequence ATGCGTTCAGTCGAGGACCTCACCACCGTCGCCCGTATCCGCGATGCGGCCATCGAACAGTTCGGCCAGCACGGGTTCTCGGCCAGCGTCCGCAGCATTGCGACGGCCGCCGGGGTCAGCGCGGCTTTGGTGATCCACCACTTCGGCTCCAAGGAGAAACTGCGCGAAGCCTGCGACGCCTACGTCATCGAGACCGTCCGGGCCGCCAAGACCGAGTCGATGCAGAACGCCAGCCCGAGCGCGTGGTTCGCGCAGCTCGCCGAGATCGAATCCTTCGCACCCATGACCGCCTACCTGATGCAGGCATTGCAGACCGGCGGCGAACTGTCGAAGTCGCTGTGGCAGAACATGATCGAGAACACCGAAGGCTATCTCGAAGAGGGCGTCCGCGCCGGCACCATCAAGCCGAGTCACGACCCCAGGGCGCGCGCCCGCTTCCTGGCCCTGACCAGTGGCGGTGCCTTCCTGACGTACATCCAGTTGCACGACAACCCGACGGACTATCGCCAGGTGCTGCACGACTACGCGCAGGACATGGTGCTGCCCGCACTCGAGGTGTACACCGAGGGCCTGATGGCCGATTCGACGATGTACGAAGCCTTTCTGGCGCAACAGGAATCAGGCCAACCCATCGTCACCAGCACCGAGGAGTGA
- a CDS encoding O-methyltransferase, with amino-acid sequence MSSTDDPTVSAGSNQPDPAQPAPAAPAQAPAQPIAAAAPKASTAEAIVKHAERSITEEPITAAARERAEESGANPVTPAVGALLSVLAKIASAKAVVEVGTGAGVSGLWLLSGMREDGVLTTIDIEPEHQRLAKQAFVAAGVGPSRTRLIVGRAQEVLTRLADESYDLVFIDGEPVDQPQFVTEGVRLLRPGGVIVVHRAALGGRAGDAAANDRDVTAVREATRAIAEDERLTPVLVPLGDGLLAAVRD; translated from the coding sequence ATGTCCAGCACCGATGACCCGACGGTTTCGGCCGGTAGCAACCAGCCTGACCCGGCGCAGCCGGCCCCGGCGGCACCCGCGCAGGCACCGGCCCAGCCCATCGCTGCTGCCGCTCCCAAAGCGAGCACGGCCGAGGCCATCGTCAAGCACGCCGAGCGGTCCATCACCGAAGAACCCATCACCGCCGCGGCCCGGGAGCGGGCCGAGGAGAGTGGGGCCAACCCCGTCACCCCGGCGGTCGGCGCACTGCTGAGCGTGCTGGCGAAGATCGCGTCGGCCAAGGCCGTCGTCGAGGTCGGCACCGGGGCCGGCGTCAGCGGACTGTGGCTGCTGTCCGGCATGCGCGAAGACGGCGTGCTGACCACCATCGACATCGAGCCCGAGCATCAGCGGCTGGCCAAGCAGGCGTTCGTCGCCGCGGGTGTCGGGCCGTCGCGGACCCGGCTGATCGTGGGCCGCGCGCAGGAAGTGCTCACCCGGCTGGCCGACGAGTCCTACGACCTGGTGTTCATCGACGGCGAGCCCGTGGACCAGCCGCAGTTCGTCACCGAGGGCGTCCGCCTGCTGCGACCGGGCGGCGTGATCGTGGTGCACCGCGCCGCGCTCGGCGGCCGTGCCGGCGACGCCGCCGCCAACGACCGCGACGTGACGGCCGTGCGGGAGGCCACCCGCGCCATCGCCGAGGACGAGCGGCTGACCCCGGTCCTGGTCCCGCTGGGCGACGGGCTCCTGGCCGCCGTCCGCGACTAG
- the sigE gene encoding RNA polymerase sigma factor SigE encodes MHASVNDLQADSGVRQSPDIRGIGNIGLQVPVSADASCANDAETTELEIATTAMPAPTKLAPTHMSHVPVAEAEVDWAEVSDELTGTAVFDATGDVATMPSWDELVRQHADRVYRLAYRLSGNPQDAEDLTQETFIRVFRSVQNYQPGTFEGWLHRITTNLFLDMVRRRTRIRMEALPEDYDRVPADDPNPEELYHDSRLGPDLQAALDSLPPEFRAAVVLCDIEGLSYEEIGATLDVKLGTVRSRIHRGRQALREYLASHPGDYSEAAAAISAKSA; translated from the coding sequence ATGCACGCGAGTGTGAACGATCTGCAAGCCGATTCCGGAGTCCGGCAGTCGCCGGACATCCGCGGGATCGGGAATATCGGACTCCAGGTACCGGTTTCTGCTGATGCGTCATGTGCCAACGACGCGGAAACTACGGAACTGGAGATTGCCACGACCGCCATGCCGGCCCCCACAAAGCTCGCCCCGACCCACATGTCCCATGTCCCGGTCGCCGAAGCCGAAGTGGATTGGGCTGAAGTCAGCGACGAATTGACGGGCACCGCCGTCTTCGATGCCACCGGTGATGTGGCCACCATGCCGTCCTGGGACGAGCTGGTCCGCCAGCACGCCGACCGGGTGTACCGGCTGGCCTACCGCCTGTCGGGTAACCCGCAGGACGCCGAGGACCTCACTCAGGAGACGTTCATCCGGGTGTTCCGCTCGGTGCAGAACTACCAGCCCGGCACCTTCGAAGGCTGGCTGCACCGCATCACGACCAACCTGTTCCTGGACATGGTCCGCCGCCGCACCCGCATCCGTATGGAGGCGCTGCCCGAGGACTACGACCGCGTGCCCGCCGATGACCCGAACCCCGAGGAGCTGTACCACGACTCGCGGCTGGGACCGGACCTTCAGGCCGCGCTCGACTCGCTGCCGCCGGAGTTCCGCGCCGCCGTGGTGCTGTGTGACATCGAGGGTCTGTCGTACGAGGAGATCGGCGCGACGCTCGACGTCAAGCTCGGCACCGTGCGCAGCCGTATCCACCGGGGCCGGCAGGCGCTGCGCGAGTACCTCGCCAGTCATCCGGGTGACTACTCCGAGGCGGCCGCGGCCATCTCCGCCAAGTCCGCCTGA
- the rseA gene encoding anti-sigma E factor RseA: MVDRGQLFRRAFSWLPAQFASQTDGPVGPRRFGSTEHLSIEAIAAFVDGELQMGAHLRAAHHLSQCPDCAAEVDAQGQARSALRDSCPIIAPTALLGALANIPNDTSMQFAEIQTSGIDDQDFADRPPRERRRRR; this comes from the coding sequence ATGGTCGACCGGGGACAGTTGTTCCGTCGTGCGTTCTCCTGGCTACCCGCGCAGTTCGCCTCCCAGACTGACGGACCCGTCGGCCCACGCCGCTTCGGGTCGACGGAGCACCTGTCGATCGAGGCCATCGCCGCTTTCGTCGATGGTGAGCTGCAGATGGGTGCGCATCTGCGCGCCGCCCACCACCTGTCTCAGTGCCCGGATTGCGCCGCCGAGGTCGATGCCCAGGGCCAGGCCCGGAGCGCATTGCGCGATTCGTGCCCGATCATCGCGCCCACTGCGTTGCTGGGTGCGTTGGCGAACATCCCCAACGACACATCGATGCAGTTCGCGGAAATACAGACATCCGGAATCGATGACCAGGACTTTGCCGATCGGCCGCCGCGGGAACGTCGTCGGCGCCGGTAG
- a CDS encoding S1C family serine protease: MTNQDMSGDRPRLAPRPVTRTPVDPASQRAFGRPEGFTGSFLAEDQIRNQGEYTPTNQAPDPVLAEAFGRPAGGVDSLQRHPADAGALEAEAQDDDDDAVADPWRDPSAAPSLGTPALPPPPPVVVAAPVGKLGVRDVLFGRKVSMTALAVLALLALVIGVLGGVVGRKTAEVVEAFTTSKVTLKTSDGGDLPEGRFAKVAAAVADSVVTIEAMGDTDGSQGSGVVVDGRGYVVTNNHVISDAAKNPSQYHISVVFNDGKQVPANLVGRDPKTDLAVLKVDNVDNLTVAKFGDAEKVKVGDEVIAAGAPLGLRSTVTHGIISALHRPVPLSGEGSDTDTVIDGIQTDASINHGNSGGPLINMNSEVIGINTAGKSLSDSASGLGFAIPVNEVKATVEVLIKDGKIFHPTLGLNAKSASDKVASGAQVVNVVAGSPAEKGGILENDVVVKVGNRKVADADEFVVAVRQLQIGQPAPIEVIRDGRHVTLTVVPNADTPAS; this comes from the coding sequence GTGACGAATCAGGACATGTCCGGAGATCGCCCCCGTCTGGCTCCGCGTCCGGTGACGCGTACCCCGGTGGACCCGGCGTCGCAGCGCGCGTTCGGCCGGCCAGAGGGCTTCACCGGTTCCTTCCTCGCCGAGGATCAGATTCGTAACCAGGGCGAGTACACCCCGACCAACCAGGCGCCCGATCCCGTGCTCGCCGAAGCCTTCGGCCGGCCCGCCGGAGGCGTCGATTCCCTGCAGCGCCACCCCGCCGACGCCGGCGCGCTGGAGGCCGAGGCCCAGGACGACGACGACGACGCTGTTGCCGACCCGTGGCGGGATCCGTCGGCCGCGCCGTCGCTCGGCACCCCGGCACTGCCCCCGCCGCCGCCGGTGGTGGTCGCCGCTCCTGTCGGCAAGCTCGGTGTGCGTGACGTGCTGTTCGGCCGCAAGGTCTCCATGACGGCGCTTGCGGTGCTGGCCCTGCTGGCGTTGGTCATCGGCGTGCTCGGCGGTGTCGTCGGGCGCAAGACCGCCGAGGTGGTCGAGGCCTTCACCACATCCAAGGTCACCTTGAAGACCAGTGACGGCGGCGACCTGCCCGAGGGCCGGTTCGCGAAAGTCGCTGCCGCCGTGGCGGATTCGGTGGTCACCATCGAGGCGATGGGCGACACCGACGGATCGCAGGGCTCCGGCGTCGTGGTCGACGGCCGCGGCTACGTCGTCACCAACAACCACGTCATCTCCGACGCGGCCAAGAACCCCAGCCAGTACCACATCTCCGTGGTGTTCAACGACGGCAAGCAGGTGCCGGCGAACCTCGTCGGCCGGGATCCCAAGACCGACCTCGCGGTGCTGAAGGTCGACAACGTCGACAACCTGACCGTGGCGAAGTTCGGTGACGCCGAGAAGGTCAAGGTCGGCGACGAGGTCATCGCGGCCGGCGCCCCGCTGGGTCTGCGCAGCACCGTCACGCACGGCATCATCAGCGCGCTGCACCGTCCGGTGCCGCTGTCCGGTGAAGGCTCCGACACCGACACCGTCATCGATGGCATCCAGACCGACGCCTCGATCAACCACGGCAACTCGGGTGGCCCGCTGATCAACATGAACTCCGAGGTCATCGGGATCAACACGGCCGGAAAGTCGTTGTCCGACAGCGCAAGTGGTCTGGGCTTCGCCATCCCCGTGAACGAGGTCAAGGCCACCGTCGAGGTGCTGATCAAGGACGGCAAGATCTTCCACCCGACGCTGGGCCTCAACGCCAAGTCGGCCAGCGACAAGGTCGCCTCGGGCGCCCAGGTCGTGAACGTCGTCGCCGGCAGCCCCGCGGAGAAGGGCGGCATCCTCGAGAACGATGTCGTGGTCAAGGTCGGTAACCGCAAGGTCGCCGACGCCGACGAGTTCGTGGTCGCGGTGCGTCAGCTGCAGATCGGTCAGCCCGCGCCCATCGAGGTGATCCGCGACGGCCGGCACGTGACGCTCACCGTCGTTCCCAACGCAGACACCCCGGCCAGCTGA